The genomic window TTGGTGGGGGTAGTATAAACCGGACTGATGGCAATATAATCCACATTCAGCTTTTCGGCCTCTTCTGCCTGTTCATAGCTTTCGACGGATAATCCTATGATGGCATCTTTCCCGAGTATCTTCCTGGCCATTTCATAGGGCATATCGGTCTGTCCCAGATGTACGCCGTCGGCTTCAACGGCCAGCGCCACATCCACCCTGTCGTTGATCAGCAGGGGCACGCCATAAGGTTTCAGTATTGTTTTTATATGTAATGCTTCTTCAATGAAATCTTTCGTATCAAGGTCTTTTTCTCTGAGCTGAACAACTGTCGTTCCTCCTTTTAATGCTTTTTCCACTACCCAGCCGAGAGACCTGCCCAGAGACAGGTCTCTGTCAGTAACCAGGTAGAGAGCAGGGTTGAATTTCTTCTTGTCACGCATTTTTCCATCGTTTTTGTATCTGTTCGCCGTCGATTTTATAAAGGGCATCAAGGAATTTGGCGTAGAAAGTGCCCGGTGCATCGGCCTCCTCTGCCGCCATTTCCCCGGCAATACCCATTACAATCATGGCTTCCGTAGCAGCGGTAAACGGTTCGGAGTTGATCCCGGCAAAGGCAGCCGTAAGTGCCGTAGCAGTGCATCCTGTGCCGGTAACCCTTCCCATCAGAGGATGGCCGTTGGCAATTGCCCGGATTTCACTTCCATCGGTGATATAATCCGTTTTTCCGCTAATGCTGACCACGGCATTTGCGTTTTTGGCCAGATCTTTTGCCGCTTCAAGGGCTTTTTCGGCTGATGCCGTGCTGTCCACTCCTTTGGTGGTGAAGCCTGCCTGAGCTATGGCCAGCACTTCCGAACCATTACCCCTTATAACCTGGGGCTGGATTTCCTGTATGATATCTTTTGTGGTATCGGTTCTGAAAGTGGTGGCACCCGCTCCAACAGGGTCCAGCACTACCGGGATTCCTTTCTCTTTTGCGGTTTTGCCTGCCAGATGCATGGCTTCAACCCATTTTCCGCTTAGAGTGCCAATGTTGATCACCAGGGCGGAGGCCAGGGAAACCATTTCTTTCATTTCCTCCA from Bacteroidales bacterium includes these protein-coding regions:
- the thiM gene encoding hydroxyethylthiazole kinase; this translates as MTDQKQLIQDLEKLREEAPLIHNITNYVVMNSTANALISIGASPVMAHAMEEMKEMVSLASALVINIGTLSGKWVEAMHLAGKTAKEKGIPVVLDPVGAGATTFRTDTTKDIIQEIQPQVIRGNGSEVLAIAQAGFTTKGVDSTASAEKALEAAKDLAKNANAVVSISGKTDYITDGSEIRAIANGHPLMGRVTGTGCTATALTAAFAGINSEPFTAATEAMIVMGIAGEMAAEEADAPGTFYAKFLDALYKIDGEQIQKRWKNA
- the thiE gene encoding thiamine phosphate synthase, which codes for MRDKKKFNPALYLVTDRDLSLGRSLGWVVEKALKGGTTVVQLREKDLDTKDFIEEALHIKTILKPYGVPLLINDRVDVALAVEADGVHLGQTDMPYEMARKILGKDAIIGLSVESYEQAEEAEKLNVDYIAISPVYTTPTKEELTEELGLEGVQRITEICRHPSVGIGSIKTHNAGEVIKAGADGVAVVSGICSADDPEHAAKKLRQAVDKAKMHNA